The sequence TTCTGACAAGCAGCACGCTTTACTCACCTGGCCGTTTTCATAACATGTGCGGCGGCATCATAGACCATCGGGTCATGAAGGgcttgcggccgcggcggactTTCTTGCGCGGAGGATAATTAACGGAGCTGCCAGGAATCCCCTATCGCACCAGATGGTGGTGATTTGTTTCAagtcgccgccatggtggtTTGGCCATACAGAATGTCGGGATTGGAAGCAGCAGGCTTACGCCACGTTTTCTTTGGGCTCTCCCAGCTTATGGGGGGCAAATGCCCAGATGGCGGTGATAACGTCaagagcgccgaggagccgcgGGGACGCAGCAACAGAGTCTAGACGCCCGCATATTATTACACCTTACCAAACACGGAAAGCCCGCTGGTTTTCTCTTGGGTAGCCATGATTCCATTGCCATGACAGTCTAACTGGCAGTGACTGGCCAGTGCGCGAGGCATGATACAAAGATACCAACACCAAAGCCGCACTTTTCACCGCTCACACCAACCTACTCCCGCCCCCACCCCGGTGTCCTCAGTCTCCCAACGGATACGCGTGGAGAACTTGCCCATAATACAACTCTGCATCCTTGCTGGCCAGAAACACAAAGCTCGGAGCGATCTCGCTGGGCTGGCCGATGCGGCCaatcccccccttctccccaaACTTCTCCATCTGCTCGGCGGGGCGGGACGCCGGCTGCAGCGGCGTATGTACGGGCCCCGGCGCTACAGCGTTGACCCGGATGCCCTTGGGCATGAGCTGCGCGGCCAGGGACTTGGTGAAGGACACGATGGCGCCCTTGGTCGCGGCGTAGTCGACCATGGCCGCCGTACCGCGGAAGGCAACGGTCGAGGTGGTGTTGATGATGCTGGTGTGCGTCCGTCATTGGTTATTAGGTGATACCCATTGACTTGCGAACTTTTTCTCTCCCTTGTCttgcggagggaggaggaagggcaTGGTGGAAAACCGGAGAGAACGTACGATCCGCCCTGCTTCATGTACCCCAGGGCGTACTTGGTCACCGCGATCATGGCCAAAATGTTGCTCTTGAACGTGCTCTCCACGTTCTCGAGGTCGATCTCCTGCAGGTCCTTGCACATGATCTGCTTGGACGCGTTGTTGACCAGCACGTGCAGCACCCCGCCGTGCTCTTGCGCGTGCTTCTCCACGGTGGCCTTGCACGCGCCGTAGTCGCGCAGGTCCCCCGGGATGAGCACGCACCGGCGGCCCTCCTTTTCGACCATCGCCTTggtctcctcggcgtcgggctgcTCCGCGGGCAGGTACGCGATGCTGACGTCGGCGCCTTCGCGCGCGAAgagcacggccacggcgcggcCTATGCCGGAGCTGGGTCGCGCTCATGTCAGGGGCGCTCCGCCGATGAACTGCCGTGGGGAGTCTTACTCTCCGCCCGTGATGAGGGCCTTGCAGCCCTTGAGCTTGCCGGCAGCGAGGTACTCATAAGCCTGGCCGGCCCCCTCGAGCTTGGTAGACTCGCTGGGAGGTTCCATGTTCTTCTCGAGGCTGCGAGTCTTGCGTCAGAAAGCTCGTCGTCAGCGAGACCAAGCGTGAGCTAATGAACATCTCACCCGGGAAGGTCTTGAGCTTGGGCCTTTTGCGGGACCGGCTTGAAGCCGCCGCTGTTGGTGAAGTGAGAGTCGGACATGTTGAACGACGTTGAGTGAAACGGTCTTTGCGCAGCTACACGAAAAAGGCACCCGAGTTTCAAACGTGGTATTCTCTTGATCAATGTTGCAGACATCCTGTATGGCGCAAGGCTACAAGCTCAGCATATCTATAGCATGGGAGATATCATCCTAAATCTTGTTTCATGGAGTGGTGCTGCGATCTGTTCAGGCTCGGTGACGCAGAGCCGCTCAACTTGCCCGTTGATCATGACGTCAATGCCTGCCATCGCCTTCTACAAGCCGCGAGGATTGTCGATCTCGGCATAGAACACGGTGTGTAGCGCAAGATCGCAGCAGTCGAGGGGTAAGACGTGTCGTTGTTATCAATTGCCATCAGCGGGACGGGTGTTGTACCGTGCTTGATGGACGCAACAACTATCTATTAGGGATTCAGCCTCTGGGAGCCGGATTGCCACAACGTACCCACAGCACCGCAGCCCAGACGGGCCGTATGcgaggtaggtacctagataCCGTAGTTTTTCCACACCCCAGAGCGCCGAACAACCTATGCTCCTGCTCTTAGAATCGTAAGCTCGAGGCTTGCAAGCTTGATGTCATTGATGGCCGGTTCATTGTTGACGTCCAACGACGGAACAGGGGTTATCGCGGCAGACTCGGCTGCGAGGTGACCTCGGACCCACGAGCGTTCTCCATACCGAGTACACGTAGGGCCAGCAGCCTGGCGCACCAATGGAGATGCAAGGGGAGAACCATAGCGTGTGGGTGGATGACGATTCGAAAAGGGTTACAGGGCGTCAGCGATGATTCAGGGTTTTGTGGATGAGCAAGCATAGGAGCACGGGAACGAAGCCCACGAGTTATGTATAGTAGATGGGTGTTAGTTCTGCCTGCAATTGAGACTTTTCCAACCTTGGCAGGCAAATACAACGTCAACAAGCGTGTGTCTGATTGGATTGGGATAACGCTAGGCCTATGGTCTAGTAACAGCGCATGCATATCTGTGCTCTGAAATGGCCGAACCGCGCCCTCTACGGCAACCCCCCAACTTCACGTACCTCCCGAAAGGAGCGGCAGGTGACGGGGCAGAGGGACGAAACACAGGCTTTGCCGGATCCCCAAGAAGGCAGACCCAAGGGATTGAGCTGAACTACAGCACTCATCCACCGGGAAAAAGCACAAGGCCACGTCGAGCGTAACGCGAGGACGCGGAGAGGGCTCGTTTTGTCTGACCCGTATCTGTACCATGACGAGCGACTTCATCATCACGGCTTTTTCGAGGCCAAGGTGTTTGATCTTCGGCACGTGGACTATCGGAGTAGCCCCAGACCCCCCGAAGACCAAGCGATCCGGGAAGCCTTCGCCAGCCGGACGTCACAagaggggagaagaggggcGAAAGAGAGTCGAGAGTGATCACAACGCCAGTGTATTGGTTCGCGGGACGTTATCCGTAGACGCCATCAGTCGTCGGCAAAGATGCATTTTTTCCGAGAAAAAAGCCCCAACCCGTTCCCAGCCGTCGCCTTGCCCAACCCGTGTAAATCatgccgcggcgccggtcgTGAAACGCACACCTGGACAAGGGAGTcagcgcctgcgccgggACAAGCCAGCCAGAAGAAGGGCCGAAACGCACCATCTCCGCTCCAAATTCCCGTCATTGCAATCTACCGCTGCGCGCTCCAGACGTTCTtgaggaggccgtcgcgctgggcgaggcggttCAGGGAgtcgtcgctctcgcccATGGCGCGGACGAAGCCCGAGAAGGCATAGATGATGTTCTCGCCCTGGATGGCGCGGCCGTTCTCGTCAaccttggcgatggtgatCTGGCAAGAGCCGtggtcgtcggccttgatgATCCGgttcgtcgccgagcacTTGCGGGGGACGTAGCTGGAGGATTCGGGTTAGCAAGGGGGGCGCGCGTCCGCAGGGGTTGGACGTTGTGTCGTCGGGCAGCAGGGCGGGCTCACAGATCGACAATTTCGCCGCGATCGTTCTCCATGTTGGCTGGTGGTGAGGGGGGTGCTTCGGAAAGGCGATTCGGAGGTTGCGCTACGGTTCCGGAGACAAGAGGACGGAGAACAAACAGGAGGCGTCAAAATTTCAGAATGGGGCGGAATTTCGACCAGAATTGCTGATTGTGGGTGTGGGCTGGCGTGCACGGGCCCTCCAGGAGAACCAGCGCGCCCCACCGGCCAAAGGTCATGTGACGTCGCGGAACGTTCGTGGCGGGGATCCCCGCTCGGCAACGAATCCAAACAGTCCGCGTTTGTTGACGGTCCGACCCACCCCGCTCCCGTCCTGGCCCAACCCGCGAGGGCTCCGGCTGATGCAACGGGAtgccaacagcagcagcagcaatacCACGGCGCGCACACGAGTAATCGGAGACCCGAAGGGCGTTGCGGCAGTTGTGTAGATCGCACATCATTTCTCCTAACCCTGTTGGCCACGGtcccgctcgccggcgcaggACGCGCCGGGCGCAAGAGGGTCGCTGCGCTGCTGGACAGACTGCGGAGACCCGAACCGGCCCCCCGGCGCTTCCTTGCTTCGCATACAACAACCATGGCGCACCACGATTCTCTTGTCATCCTTTCGTCTTCGCCTGAATTCCCCTCCATATGCGACCTCATTCCAAAGACAACCAAGAGCCCGTTGCGAAACGGCCAGCACGCCACCCCGATTCCCGATGGCGTGCAGGCGACCTTCTCGAGCGCAGCCGAGATATGGCAGACCCAGCGTCCCCTGGGACCAGACCACCATGATGTACGGGGTCCAGAACGTTCCGGGGCTGCAGCAACGGAGCCATTGCCTGGCGCGCCCGACAAACCAGGGAGAGCGGGCGGGAAGATAGGGTCGAAGCGAAGAGGGAAGAAGGCCGCAACGTCCACGGAACTGGGCGCCGTGGATTCGATGCAACTACCATCTGCAGAGGgaccggcgacggcgccggcaaacAAGGCtgcgaggaagccgagggcTCCCAGGAAGGCCGACACCGCGCAAACCACATTCCCCAAAGGCAAGGTCACCAAGCCAGCGGCCAAAGGTGGCCAGGCTAAAGAGACGCCGGAGACGGTCAGCAAGCATTTCGCAGCTCAGGACGCTGTGTCAGCCTCGCGACCCGACCCAGGCTCTGCGCCCGATGACGACCCAATTCTCCTCGAACCCGCAATGGCTAGAAGGACCGACTGGACCCCTCCTCGGGAGACGGCAACATATCGTCCTGCGTCTTCAGCAGCGAAGGAGCTCTTTTCATCGCCTTCACCTGCGCGCCGTAACATCTTCGAGACCCTGCACGATGACTACGGGTGCACGGCAGATGTTCGACGCTCGCCTCCGGCATGCCCGGACGTGCTGGGTAAACGAAAGCTCATCGAGACCGTCGACGCACCGGGCAGGCAGAATGCGCCCGAGCAGCTGCCGGCGCAGTCGCTGGCGAAGCCcaaggcggcgaagaagaagccgcgTACCATTACCGAGCTAGCCACCGCTGCCTACCGTCTGCCGGAAGCGAGCGGCGCGTCCCCTGGCGGGTCTCGGGAGGGCTCGGCACCCGGTGACTCAGGGTCGGCGGCTCCCCGGCCGgacaccgccaccaccagccaAACAGGGACCAAGGGTAGAAATGCGAGAAAGCCCTCGAAGCCGAAGGCAACCGCTGCCAAGAAGAAagcgccgcccaagccgcaGCTCCTTTCGCCGAACAGCGCCATGCGCCAGGCTGCTCAGCAAGACTTTGTGTT is a genomic window of Remersonia thermophila strain ATCC 22073 chromosome 1, whole genome shotgun sequence containing:
- a CDS encoding 40S ribosomal protein eS21, whose protein sequence is MENDRGEIVDLYVPRKCSATNRIIKADDHGSCQITIAKVDENGRAIQGENIIYAFSGFVRAMGESDDSLNRLAQRDGLLKNVWSAQR